A section of the Rhodospirillales bacterium genome encodes:
- the mazG gene encoding nucleoside triphosphate pyrophosphohydrolase has protein sequence MSTDPETSGIDALLEVMARLRDPDGGCPWDLEQTFETITPYTIEEAYEVADAVERGDMNDFKEELGDLLLQVVFQSQIAREAGLFDFDAVAGAEAQKLISRHPHVFGDAVAADAAAVTEIWNAQKDKEKASARQHLLDGVTRGLPALMRAQKIHRKVAKVGFDWPETDQVFAKLDEEIVELKQARRNNDAKNLEEELGDILFVTCVLAEHLGVDAELALRAANNKFINRFNSLEDLMKVNSQEFGSTSLEQMDAHWNTVKAAEKSGA, from the coding sequence ATGAGCACGGATCCGGAAACATCCGGAATCGACGCGTTGCTGGAGGTGATGGCGCGGCTGCGCGATCCGGACGGCGGATGCCCATGGGATCTGGAGCAGACGTTTGAAACCATTACCCCCTATACGATCGAGGAAGCCTATGAGGTTGCGGACGCGGTCGAGCGCGGGGACATGAACGATTTCAAGGAGGAGCTGGGCGACCTGCTGCTTCAGGTTGTATTCCAGTCGCAGATCGCACGTGAAGCCGGGCTGTTCGATTTCGACGCCGTGGCGGGGGCCGAGGCGCAAAAGCTGATCAGCCGCCATCCCCACGTTTTCGGGGACGCGGTCGCGGCGGACGCCGCCGCGGTCACGGAAATCTGGAACGCCCAGAAGGACAAGGAAAAGGCCAGCGCGCGCCAACACCTGCTGGATGGGGTTACGCGCGGCCTCCCTGCCCTGATGCGGGCGCAGAAAATCCACCGCAAGGTGGCCAAGGTCGGGTTCGACTGGCCGGAAACGGATCAGGTTTTTGCCAAGCTGGACGAGGAAATCGTCGAACTGAAGCAGGCGCGGCGCAATAACGATGCAAAGAACCTTGAGGAAGAGCTTGGGGATATCCTGTTCGTAACCTGTGTGCTGGCCGAACATCTGGGCGTGGACGCGGAATTGGCTCTGCGCGCAGCGAATAATAAATTTATAAATAGATTCAACTCATTAGAGGATTTAATGAAAGTAAATTCTCAAGAATTCGGTTCGACCAGCCTTGAACAGATGGATGCGCACTGGAATACGGTCAAGGCTGCGGAAAAATCCGGCGCATGA
- a CDS encoding copper chaperone PCu(A)C — MFKRFCLTLALALIAGSASAQEYTAGSMTVTDPAARATAPSAEVGVGFLTLKNAGDTPDTLVSVTSPEIAQKIELHKMTMDAGVMRMRPLEDGITVPAGQSVALSPMGLHVMFMQLKKPLVEGEKFPAMLHFAKTGDMAVTFTVGGAAAMPGADNKAQKAMPDMHDMHDMSGHAE, encoded by the coding sequence ATGTTCAAACGTTTTTGCCTGACGCTCGCTCTTGCCCTGATCGCCGGAAGCGCCAGCGCGCAGGAATACACCGCCGGTTCGATGACCGTTACCGACCCGGCTGCGCGCGCGACGGCTCCCAGCGCCGAGGTCGGCGTCGGCTTCCTGACCCTGAAGAACGCCGGCGATACCCCGGATACACTGGTTTCCGTGACCTCGCCCGAGATCGCACAAAAAATCGAGCTGCATAAAATGACCATGGATGCCGGGGTGATGCGGATGCGTCCGCTGGAAGACGGGATTACGGTTCCGGCGGGCCAGAGCGTTGCGCTTTCGCCCATGGGGTTGCATGTCATGTTCATGCAGCTGAAAAAACCGCTGGTCGAGGGCGAGAAATTCCCCGCCATGCTGCATTTCGCCAAAACTGGCGACATGGCGGTGACCTTTACGGTCGGCGGCGCGGCGGCGATGCCGGGGGCCGACAACAAGGCGCAAAAGGCCATGCCCGACATGCATGATATGCACGATATGTCGGGGCACGCGGAATGA
- a CDS encoding CTP synthase, translated as MTHFIFVTGGVVSSLGKGLAASAIGALLQARGYSVRLAKMDPYLNVDPGTMSPFQHGEVFVTDDGAETDLDLGHYERFTGRSANKDDSISAGRIYMNVLQRERRGDYLGATIQVIPHVTDEIKNFIREKDGSADFVLIEIGGTVGDIESLPFLEAIRQFGNEVGEHRALFIHATLVPYIAAAGELKTKPTQHSVKELLSVGIRPRILLCRADREIPDDERRKIALFCNIEPQCVIQALDVKSIYEVPLTYGREGLDVQILRCLGMDDTKAPDLRVWEEINHRIRNPEGRVRIGIVGKYTELTDSYKSLNEALTHGGIANNVSVDLVFIEGETFETEQSAINALENVHGILVPGGFGVRGTEGMIKAAEFARTRRIPYFGICFGMQMAVIEGVRDLCHIAAASSTEFGETPEPVVGLMTEWMKGNELEERRAQGDLGGTMRLGAFPAKLKPGSRVSDVYGGKSDISERHRHRYEVNTNYRAGLEEKGMVFSGMSPDGKLPEIIEYPDHPWFIGVQFHPELKSRPADPHPLFVSFIKAALAQSRLV; from the coding sequence ATGACGCATTTCATCTTTGTCACGGGCGGGGTTGTTTCTTCCTTGGGGAAGGGCCTCGCCGCCTCCGCTATTGGCGCGCTTTTGCAGGCGCGCGGCTATTCGGTGCGGCTGGCCAAGATGGACCCGTATCTGAACGTCGACCCCGGCACGATGAGCCCCTTCCAGCACGGCGAAGTGTTCGTCACCGATGACGGCGCGGAAACGGATCTGGATCTTGGCCATTACGAACGTTTCACCGGACGATCGGCCAACAAGGACGATTCGATCTCCGCCGGGCGTATCTATATGAACGTGCTGCAGCGCGAACGCCGGGGTGATTATCTGGGCGCGACGATTCAGGTCATTCCGCATGTGACGGACGAGATCAAAAATTTCATCCGCGAGAAGGACGGGTCGGCCGATTTCGTGCTGATCGAGATCGGCGGCACGGTCGGCGACATCGAATCCCTGCCGTTCCTTGAGGCCATCCGCCAGTTCGGCAACGAGGTGGGCGAGCATCGCGCCCTGTTCATCCACGCCACGTTGGTGCCTTATATTGCGGCGGCGGGTGAACTTAAGACCAAACCGACGCAGCATTCGGTCAAAGAACTGCTTTCGGTCGGGATTAGGCCGCGCATCCTTTTGTGCCGGGCCGATCGTGAAATTCCCGACGATGAGCGGCGGAAAATCGCGTTGTTTTGCAATATCGAGCCGCAATGCGTCATTCAGGCGCTCGACGTCAAATCGATCTATGAGGTGCCTTTGACCTATGGGCGCGAGGGGCTGGACGTCCAGATTTTGCGCTGTCTGGGCATGGACGATACCAAAGCCCCGGATTTGCGCGTGTGGGAGGAAATCAACCACCGCATTCGCAACCCCGAGGGGCGCGTGCGCATCGGCATCGTAGGCAAGTACACCGAGCTTACGGACAGTTATAAATCCCTGAACGAGGCGCTGACGCATGGCGGCATCGCCAACAACGTTTCTGTCGATCTGGTGTTCATCGAAGGCGAAACCTTTGAAACCGAGCAGAGCGCGATTAACGCTCTGGAAAACGTACACGGCATTCTGGTGCCCGGCGGATTCGGGGTGCGTGGCACGGAAGGTATGATCAAGGCCGCCGAATTCGCGCGCACGCGCAGGATTCCGTATTTCGGCATTTGCTTTGGGATGCAGATGGCGGTGATCGAAGGGGTGCGTGATTTGTGCCATATCGCGGCGGCCAGTTCGACCGAATTCGGGGAAACGCCGGAACCTGTCGTGGGTTTGATGACCGAATGGATGAAGGGCAACGAGCTGGAAGAACGGCGCGCACAGGGCGATCTTGGCGGTACGATGCGGCTGGGTGCGTTTCCCGCGAAGCTGAAACCGGGCAGCCGCGTAAGTGATGTATATGGCGGCAAGAGCGATATTTCCGAACGCCACCGCCACCGTTACGAGGTCAACACCAATTATCGCGCCGGATTGGAAGAGAAGGGGATGGTCTTTTCAGGCATGAGCCCCGACGGGAAATTGCCGGAAATCATCGAATATCCGGATCATCCGTGGTTCATCGGCGTGCAGTTCCACCCGGAGCTGAAATCGCGCCCCGCTGATCCGCATCCTTTGTTCGTGTCGTTCATCAAGGCCGCGCTGGCGCAATCGCGTCTAGTGTAG
- the secG gene encoding preprotein translocase subunit SecG: protein MQEVVLVIHLILAVTIIGLVLIQRSSGGGLGIGGGSGGLGDFATARGTANALTKATTIAAFAFFLTSLTLAYMGKGSAGSSLLSGYDTPPAAAAQDAPATTDGAAAPATTEAPAPVTPEPPVPSQ from the coding sequence ATGCAGGAAGTCGTTCTGGTTATTCACCTTATTCTGGCGGTCACGATTATCGGGCTGGTTTTGATCCAGCGGTCATCGGGCGGCGGGCTTGGAATCGGCGGCGGTTCGGGCGGGCTTGGCGATTTCGCCACCGCGCGCGGCACCGCAAATGCGTTGACCAAGGCCACCACGATCGCCGCGTTCGCGTTTTTTCTGACGTCCCTGACTCTGGCCTACATGGGCAAGGGTAGCGCCGGGTCCAGCCTGCTTTCGGGTTATGACACGCCTCCCGCGGCTGCCGCACAGGATGCGCCCGCGACCACGGACGGTGCCGCCGCTCCGGCCACCACTGAGGCGCCTGCGCCCGTTACACCTGAGCCACCGGTTCCATCGCAATGA
- a CDS encoding triose-phosphate isomerase, which translates to MAMKRRPLIAGNWKMHGTRTQAAALAAAIAPSARADVVLCPPFVHLAVTGGGACALGAQDVSAQRDGAYTGEVSAEMLADMGCGYAIVGHSERRQYHGEGDALVAAKAKRAIEAGLIPIICVGETRAEREGGQTESVIAGQIAGSVPEGAGPANCVVAYEPVWAIGTGLVATLEQIAAVHAQIRGLLEKRLADGAQTRILYGGSVKPENAREILALEDVDGALVGGASLKAESFVEIIEAVG; encoded by the coding sequence ATGGCTATGAAAAGACGCCCTTTGATCGCAGGGAACTGGAAAATGCATGGCACGCGCACGCAGGCGGCGGCGCTGGCCGCGGCGATCGCGCCTTCGGCCCGGGCGGATGTCGTCCTGTGCCCGCCTTTCGTGCATCTGGCGGTGACAGGGGGCGGCGCGTGCGCGCTGGGCGCGCAGGATGTCAGCGCGCAACGTGATGGCGCCTATACGGGCGAGGTTTCGGCGGAAATGCTGGCCGATATGGGGTGCGGTTACGCGATCGTCGGACATTCCGAGCGCCGCCAGTATCACGGCGAGGGGGATGCGCTGGTGGCAGCCAAGGCCAAACGGGCGATCGAGGCTGGATTAATACCCATTATCTGCGTCGGGGAAACCCGCGCCGAGCGTGAGGGCGGTCAAACCGAAAGCGTCATCGCGGGCCAGATCGCCGGTTCCGTGCCGGAAGGTGCAGGGCCCGCAAACTGCGTCGTCGCCTATGAACCGGTCTGGGCCATCGGCACCGGGCTTGTCGCGACGCTGGAGCAAATCGCGGCCGTGCACGCACAAATCCGTGGATTGCTTGAAAAGCGGCTTGCGGACGGGGCGCAAACCCGTATTTTATACGGCGGTTCCGTCAAACCCGAAAATGCGCGGGAAATCCTTGCGCTTGAGGACGTGGACGGGGCGCTGGTCGGCGGCGCGAGCCTGAAGGCCGAAAGTTTTGTTGAGATTATCGAGGCGGTCGGGTAA
- a CDS encoding peptidyl-prolyl cis-trans isomerase produces MLNSFREGQSAAIIKYVALGFVLLASLGMVFMDVGGFFRNGIIADTTLARVGRTKIDQAAFERNAREALRAQNMTLQEAYRFGLLGNLLEEMVTREALRQEAAREGLIVSRKEIAKRVAELIRPQVQPGETPETTLRRILQAQGLSEADLVASLRQDTTSRLMQSPLAAAGYYLPALAAEAMGRYQNERRDIEFFTLTPENAGADIKPDDAALKAYYETLKDQYQIPEERSFKAIVISADDIRKTVSVNDDDLKKAYAERKDQFQQGERRKIEQLVLPDEAKAKAAVEAARKGKPLKSIDTAAYRPAMETDQGALPPELGAPVFAAKKGDVLNPVKSPLGWHVIKVLGITQPRGESFAEVQGTLRKELESDAVRSEMETRVSRADELLGSGESLDDVAKEMDLPVRTVGPINQKGTVSKSAASDPLLTALAGNRDVLAGLFELMEGETGDLSEVDDNTYAAFSLESVRPTRDRDFAEVRDEIAKKWLADQRTQALNAQVEKLAGAVSRGEIDFAQAAKQAGVVVKTARDVSRKSKVAGLNDPVALSRLFDETDFNAVVRVPTGGDVILAKVLSARIPEAGTGTLTQDEVKQLRTRMQQAVIGLFMADLRKRNGVNINEKNLERMYGADSTDQGQ; encoded by the coding sequence ATGCTGAATTCCTTCCGCGAAGGCCAAAGCGCCGCGATCATCAAATACGTTGCCCTTGGCTTTGTGCTTTTGGCATCGCTTGGCATGGTGTTCATGGATGTCGGCGGGTTTTTCCGCAACGGCATCATCGCCGACACGACTTTGGCCCGCGTCGGACGCACCAAGATCGATCAAGCGGCCTTCGAGCGCAACGCCCGCGAGGCCCTGCGCGCCCAGAACATGACACTGCAGGAAGCCTATCGCTTTGGTCTGCTTGGCAACCTGCTGGAGGAAATGGTGACGCGCGAGGCGTTGCGTCAGGAAGCCGCGCGTGAAGGCCTGATCGTCAGCCGCAAGGAAATCGCCAAACGCGTGGCCGAACTGATCCGCCCGCAGGTCCAACCCGGCGAAACCCCGGAAACCACCTTGCGCCGGATACTGCAGGCACAGGGTTTGAGCGAGGCCGACCTTGTCGCATCGCTACGTCAGGACACGACTTCTCGCCTGATGCAATCCCCGCTGGCCGCCGCCGGTTATTATCTGCCGGCCCTCGCCGCCGAAGCGATGGGGCGTTACCAGAACGAGCGCCGTGATATTGAATTCTTTACCCTGACGCCGGAAAACGCGGGTGCGGACATCAAACCAGACGACGCAGCCCTCAAGGCCTATTACGAAACACTGAAGGACCAATATCAAATCCCTGAGGAGCGCAGCTTCAAGGCCATTGTCATCAGCGCCGACGACATCCGCAAAACCGTATCGGTCAACGACGACGACCTGAAAAAGGCCTATGCCGAACGCAAGGACCAGTTCCAGCAGGGCGAGCGCCGCAAGATCGAACAACTTGTCCTGCCCGACGAAGCGAAGGCCAAGGCAGCAGTCGAAGCCGCACGCAAGGGCAAGCCGCTTAAATCCATCGACACCGCCGCATACCGCCCGGCGATGGAAACCGACCAGGGTGCCCTGCCCCCGGAACTGGGCGCACCCGTATTCGCCGCCAAGAAGGGCGACGTCCTCAACCCGGTAAAATCGCCTTTGGGCTGGCACGTCATCAAAGTGCTGGGCATTACCCAACCGCGTGGAGAATCCTTTGCCGAGGTTCAAGGCACCCTGCGCAAGGAACTGGAATCCGACGCTGTCCGCAGCGAGATGGAAACCAGGGTCAGCCGCGCCGACGAATTGCTCGGCTCAGGCGAATCGCTCGACGACGTGGCCAAGGAAATGGACCTGCCCGTCCGCACCGTGGGGCCGATCAACCAGAAAGGCACGGTATCCAAATCCGCCGCGTCCGATCCCCTTCTTACGGCGCTTGCCGGTAACCGCGACGTGCTTGCGGGCCTGTTCGAGCTGATGGAAGGCGAAACCGGCGACCTTTCCGAAGTCGACGACAACACTTACGCCGCCTTCAGCCTTGAATCCGTGCGCCCGACCCGTGACCGCGATTTTGCCGAAGTGCGCGACGAAATCGCCAAAAAATGGCTGGCCGACCAACGCACCCAAGCACTGAACGCACAGGTCGAAAAACTGGCGGGTGCGGTTTCTCGCGGCGAAATCGATTTCGCCCAGGCCGCCAAACAGGCGGGCGTGGTGGTCAAGACCGCGCGCGACGTGTCGCGCAAATCGAAAGTGGCGGGGTTGAACGATCCTGTCGCGCTTTCACGCCTGTTCGACGAAACCGATTTCAACGCGGTGGTGCGCGTGCCCACGGGCGGCGATGTGATTTTGGCCAAGGTTCTTTCCGCCCGCATCCCCGAAGCGGGAACCGGCACCCTGACCCAGGACGAAGTCAAACAACTGCGCACCCGCATGCAGCAGGCGGTGATCGGCCTGTTCATGGCCGATCTGCGCAAGCGTAACGGCGTTAACATCAACGAAAAGAACCTTGAACGCATGTACGGCGCGGATTCCACAGATCAGGGGCAATGA
- the trpE gene encoding anthranilate synthase component I: protein MSADTHTLGTIWPDRAGFAAHAAAGRAQLVCLSLIADTTTPVAAYLRLTAHKPDHALLLESVTGGEVLGRYSAIGLDPDLIWRTDGTSATLCDTHGTVLEQSADPITHLKAQVAAAKIDVLPADAPPMLASGWFGYLGYGMIHLVEPTVPDTRPDPIAIPDSVMIRPTLMVVFDNIRQIAHLAVPLRAGADQAAYDDAVRRLHAARDTLLRGEMPLPEKGSNVPMPLPVRAHTDEPAYRAMVETAKEDIAAGEIFQVVLSQRFSAPFDLPASELYRSLRRLNPSPFLVLMTLDGFSLIASSPEIMVRVRKGDVTIRPIAGTRRRGADPDEDTALAAELLADPKERAEHLMLLDLGRNDVGRVAAIGSVRVTERFLVEKYSHVQHIVSNVEGRLRDGVHPLDALFAGFPAGTVSGAPKIRAMQIIDALEAERRGFYAGCIGYLDGNGDVDTCIALRTALLKDGTLYVQSGAGIVADSVPQSEHLECVNKARALLRAAEDALALSRGQSS from the coding sequence ATGAGCGCGGACACGCACACACTCGGCACGATCTGGCCCGACCGGGCGGGCTTTGCCGCACATGCAGCCGCCGGGCGCGCGCAACTGGTCTGCCTGTCGCTGATCGCCGACACGACAACCCCCGTCGCCGCCTATCTGCGCCTGACCGCGCATAAACCCGACCACGCCCTGCTGCTGGAATCCGTAACGGGCGGCGAGGTGCTGGGCCGTTATTCGGCCATCGGCCTTGATCCCGATCTGATCTGGCGCACCGACGGCACATCCGCGACGCTTTGCGATACGCACGGCACGGTGCTGGAACAATCCGCCGATCCCATCACCCACCTCAAGGCGCAGGTCGCCGCCGCGAAAATCGACGTCCTGCCCGCCGACGCGCCGCCGATGCTGGCCTCTGGCTGGTTTGGCTATCTGGGTTACGGCATGATCCATCTGGTCGAACCGACCGTGCCCGATACGCGCCCGGACCCGATTGCCATTCCCGACTCGGTCATGATCCGCCCAACCCTGATGGTGGTGTTCGACAATATCCGCCAGATCGCGCATCTGGCCGTGCCGCTGCGCGCGGGCGCGGATCAGGCCGCCTATGACGACGCGGTCCGCCGCCTGCACGCCGCGCGCGACACCCTGCTGCGTGGCGAGATGCCCTTGCCCGAAAAAGGCTCGAACGTACCGATGCCCTTGCCCGTGCGCGCCCACACTGACGAACCCGCCTACCGCGCGATGGTCGAAACCGCCAAAGAGGACATCGCGGCGGGCGAGATTTTTCAAGTCGTCCTGTCCCAACGTTTTTCCGCGCCCTTCGATCTACCCGCCTCCGAACTTTACCGTTCGCTGCGTCGTCTTAACCCATCGCCCTTTCTGGTGTTGATGACGCTGGACGGGTTTTCGCTGATCGCATCCAGCCCCGAAATCATGGTCCGCGTGCGCAAGGGCGACGTCACCATCCGCCCCATCGCGGGCACAAGGCGCCGCGGCGCCGACCCGGACGAGGACACGGCGCTGGCCGCCGAGCTTCTGGCCGACCCCAAGGAGCGCGCCGAGCATCTGATGCTTCTCGACCTTGGCCGCAACGACGTCGGCCGCGTCGCGGCCATCGGCAGCGTACGGGTCACCGAACGTTTTTTGGTCGAAAAATACTCGCACGTTCAACACATCGTCTCGAATGTGGAGGGCCGCTTGCGCGATGGCGTCCATCCGCTCGACGCCCTGTTCGCGGGCTTTCCCGCGGGCACTGTTTCGGGTGCACCCAAAATCCGCGCGATGCAGATCATCGACGCGCTGGAGGCCGAACGCCGCGGTTTTTACGCGGGTTGCATTGGCTATCTTGATGGCAATGGCGACGTCGATACCTGCATCGCCCTGCGCACCGCCCTGCTGAAGGACGGAACGCTCTACGTCCAGTCCGGCGCGGGCATCGTCGCCGACAGCGTCCCGCAATCCGAACACCTTGAATGCGTCAACAAGGCCCGCGCCCTGCTGCGCGCCGCCGAGGACGCGCTCGCCCTCTCCAGGGGGCAATCGTCATGA